The Gymnogyps californianus isolate 813 chromosome Z, ASM1813914v2, whole genome shotgun sequence genome has a window encoding:
- the RUSC2 gene encoding LOW QUALITY PROTEIN: AP-4 complex accessory subunit RUSC2 (The sequence of the model RefSeq protein was modified relative to this genomic sequence to represent the inferred CDS: inserted 1 base in 1 codon), translating to MDSPPKLTGETLIVHHIPLVHCQVPDRQCCSVSKRTNPFCQPELSITRTSALPDRDLSQTDSLVYSSFLQTSETSAEASDNKEGKARDLIVPSVSKRHNPFLLSEGEDLSIFGDDLGQKSFHLHNSLVAGKPPFHLHELALPPFHLHDSNHIVKSWNMASRSGVVDGQEDKISSDDVQRRNNANRCHQASERMELDECSCHRGSSSSFSFDGGDQEWNQNTGESLRNQDALHSRTCSCSSSELQHCRCYSSSSQSEVIDQQMGYISDSSCNSSDGVLVNFSALYNKMNGHSRSNLNSANLSCDSSFCSHSDTGAFYLDLHSSPTESKMSCESHHPESSGKVCGCQHSSSPVLDANCNSYHLHCEPCTSESSDLTACLQSQARLVVATQNYYKLVTCDLSSQSSPSPAGSSITSCSEDHTKGSPAQPTEYYLFRRPNLRQEESNVDCSEEEAKGESTQNMIEGQVYVNVSPPNLNTSRQRSRSYDQNLDRSPSSRLGSLERMVSCPVKLSESPAIPIQSSPPKRVTSFAELAKGRKKNGTSPPLRSSGDSSLEFSPIPETQRDCPAFLEERARRSQSLPPMPFVHGLNRSCEGFCLNHAFGDSQALSSTKDSVSSEKVPSGHGAGEQASLSLLTEADASFSGGSASGHGQRDVRARADGGGTDSKPVVRYSKDQRPTTLPIQPFVFQHHFSKPPKARALHSHFASSLSQLYSLSSNRPASQQISSNSQSSASVTSAEQAAVAASQAHSALLTQRSADGAASRNDGCIKKPAPETTRPSPLGSYSPVRCNVPFFESVDSSSSPTAERAGESQPPRSRSCPISANLLPTRSSPAVSAMQPSQATKADALRQKENPKPVPKKEAPLEPSPPLSEYRLHSGSLPPLSVGGTPVSRVGGHADPHWRSGSETSSSGPLSSMGIQPLNANHLXPQALKWREYRRRNPLGLDRISGLPGFAGSLDRRQQEPRLNRGNPIFELPGTLNTSPFHCKLNGQSMRQLQLTYTDFFPDYFSLAEKPPAEFCLSPDGNTESISIDLLQKKGLVKAINTAVDLIVAHFGTSRDPGVKAKLGNSSVSPNVGHLILKYLCPAVRDILSDGLKAYVLDMIIGQRRNIPWSVVEASTQLGPSTKLLHSLYSKVSQYMELTNHTMRFNAFIFGLLNIRSLEFWFNHLYNHEDIILAHYQPVGFLCLSHSVCQPLFEELLLLLQPLSLLPFNLDLLFEHHLMQMGKEHQQQKELLRVKQDLLLSAHSTLQLMRTRGSSEDPDGCSTAPEACKVGARDGDISPGHSPQQAASERVKGVGASCGEGDREEERRKMRESAWEGKKDKQAGWWYQLMQSSQIYIEGSAEGSKFIRYEKKKKALNTMPRSAKTCKAPPPREGVVEGAEACPIAQGTLEERPKAASKPSPEAVEEPLEKTQQVPVSEEVKERSWPFWMGSPPDSVLTELKRSKEKETGTQQRVGAAPVAPQEETSTNASEGSQPIKWGHLFGSRKVQKEPRQPNRLPSGWLSLDKSVFQLVAQTVGASMWREAAPEPEPPRPEPPEVPPVVRPARGLSPHPPCEVKALCHHIATEAGQLSFNKGDILQVISKVDGDWLQCSLGSEKGLVPVMYVTHPEDEDY from the exons ATGGATAGTCCACCCAAACTGACTGGTGAGACGCTGATTGTCCATCACATTCCCCTGGTGCATTGCCAGGTCCCTGATAGACAGTGCTGCTCTGTGAGCAAAAGGACCAACCCCTTCTGCCAGCCAGAGCTCAGCATTACACGGACCTCTGCCCTTCCAGACAGAGACCTTTCACAGACTGACTCCTTGGTGTACAGCAGCTTTCTTCAGACCTCCGAAACCTCAGCAGAGGCCTCAGACAACAAAGAAGGCAAAGCAAGGGATTTGATTGTCCCTAGTGTCAGTAAGCGACATAACCCTTTCCTGCTGAGTGAGGGTGAAGACCTCAGCATCTTTGGGGATGACTTGGGTCAAAAATCTTTCCACCTTCACAACTCACTTGTGGCTGGCAAACCTCCCTTTCATCTGCATGAGCTGGCCTTGCCCCCTTTCCACCTCCACGACTCCAACCACATTGTGAAATCCTGGAACATGGCCAGCCGGTCCGGTGTGGTAGACGGACAAGAGGACAAAATCAGCAGTGATGACGTCCAGAGGAGGAACAACGCGAACAGGTGCCACCAGGCCTCAGAACGCATGGAGCTGGATGAATGCAGCTGCCATCGCggcagctcctccagcttctCCTTCGATGGCGGTGACCAGGAGTGGAACCAGAACACAGGTGAATCACTGAGGAATCAGGATGCCCTGCACAGCCGGACATGCAGCTGTTCCAGCTCGGAGCTCCAGCACTGTCGCTGCTACAGTTCATCAAGTCAATCTGAAGTGATTGATCAACAGATGGGCTACATCAGTGACTCTTCCTGCAACAGCTCTGATGGGGTGCTGGTGAACTTCAGTGCTCTCTACAACAAAATGAATGGCCATTCTCGATCTAACCTAAATTCAGCCAACCTGTCCTGTGActcttccttctgcagccaCTCAGACACAGGAGCTTTTTATCTGGATTTGCATTCATCACCCACAGAATCCAAGATGTCTTGCGAGTCGCATCACCCAGAGAGTTCAGGGAAGGTGTGTGGGTGTCAACACTCCTCCTCACCTGTCCTCGATGCTAACTGCAACTCCTACCACCTCCACTGTGAGCCTTGCACTTCGGAGAGCTCAGACCTCACTGCCTGCTTACAGAGCCAAGCACGGCTCGTTGTGGCTACTCAGAATTATTATAAGTTAGTCACATGTGACTTGTCTTCCCAGtcatcccccagcccagcaggatCTTCCATAACTAGCTGCTCAGAAGACCATACCAAAGGtagcccagcccagcccactGAATACTATCTGTTTAGAAGGCCTAACCTGAGACAAGAAGAAAGCAACGTGGACTGCAGTGAAGAGGAGGCAAAGGGAGAATCCACCCAGAACATGATTGAGGGTCAGGTCTATGTGAATGTGTCACCACCTAACCTCAACACAAGCCGGCAGCGCTCCAGGAGCTATGATCAGAACCTGGACAGGAgtcccagcagcaggctgggctcCTTGGAGCGCATGGTGAGCTGTCCGGTCAAGCTGAGTGAAAGTCCGGCAATACCTATCCAGAGTTCTCCCCCAAAGCGAGTGACATCTTTTGCTGAACTGGCTAAAGGCCGGAAAAAGAATGgcacctccccacccctccGATCCAGTGGTGATTCCTCCTTGGAGTTCTCCCCTATCCCTGAGACACAGCGGGATTGCCCAGCCTTCCTTGAAGAAAGAGCTCGCCGCAGCCAGAGTCTTCCACCCATGCCCTTCGTCCATGGCCTGAACCGGAGCTGCGAGGGCTTCTGTTTGAATCACGCTTTTGGGGACAGCCAGGCTTTGTCTTCCACCAAAGACTCAGTCTCCAGTGAGAAGGTCCCCAGTGGGCATGGGGCAGGTGAGCAagcctctctctccctgctgacGGAGGCAGATGCCAGCTTCTCAGGTGGCTCTGCCAGTGGCCACGGACAAAGAGATGTTAGAGCCCGAGCAGACG GTGGTGGCACAGACAGCAAGCCTGTGGTACGCTACAGCAAGGACCAGCGTCCCACGACTCTGCCCATCCAGCCCTTTGTTTTCCAGCACCATTTCAGCAAGCCACCCAAGGCCCGTGCCCTGCACAGCCATTTTGCCTCCAGCCTTTCCCAGCTCTACAGCTTGTCCAGCAACCGGCCTGCCAGCCAGCAGATCTCCTCCAATTCCCAGTCCTCAGCCTCGGTCAcctcagcagagcaggcagcagtggCGGCAAGCCAAGCCCACAGCGCGCTCCTGACCCAACGCTCAGCGGACGGAGCTGCCTCCCGCAATGATGGCTGCATTAAGAAGCCTGCCCCCGAGACAACCCGGCCGTCCCCCCTGGGGAGTTACTCTCCTGTGCGATGCAACGTGCCTTTCTTCGAAAGCGTGGACTCCTCTTCCTCGCCCACCGCGGAGAGAGCTGGAGAGAGCCAGCCCCCCAGGAGCAGGTCCTGCCCTATCTCCGCCAACCTGCTTCCCACAAGGTCTTCCCCTGCTGTCAGTGCCATGCAGCCCTCCCAAGCCACCAAAGCTGATGCCCTGAGGCAAAAGGAGAACCCCAAGCCGGTTCCCAAGAAGGAGGCACCGCTGGAGCCAAGCCCACCACTCTCTGAGTACCGACTCCACAGCGGGTCCCTCCCGCCCCTCTCGGTGGGTGGTACGCCTGTGAGCAGAGTAGGAGGCCACGCAGATCCCCACTGGAGAAGTGGCAGTGAGACCAGCAGCTCTGGTCCTCTGAGCAGCATGGGAATACAGCCCCTCAACG CGAACCACC TCCCCCAAGCGCTGAAGTGGCGAGAGTACAGGCGGAGGAACCCCCTGGGTCTGGACCGCATTTCGGGGCTGCCCGGCTTCGCAGGCAGCCTagacaggaggcagcaggagcctCGGCTGAACCGGGGGAACCCCATCTTTGAGCTCCCTGGCACTCTCAACACCAGCCCTTTCCACTGCAAGCTGAACG GACAGTCTATGAGGCAACTACAGCTTACCTACACTGACTTCTTCCCTGACTACTTCTCACTAGCAGAGAAACCCCCTGCTGAGTTCTGCCTTTCCCCAGATGGCAACACAGAGTCCATCTCCATCGACTTGCTGCAGAAGAAGG GTCTGGTGAAGGCAATCAACACTGCTGTTGACCTGATTGTGGCTCACTTTGGAACCAGCAGGGATCCAGGAGTGAAG GCCAAACTTGGGAACAGCTCCGTGAGCCCCAACGTGGGGCATCTCATCCTGAAATACCTGTGCCCTGCTGTCCGGGACATTCTGAGTGACGGGCTCAAGGCTTACGTCCTGGACATGATCATTGGCCAGAGGAGGAACATCCCCTGGAGTGTGGTGGAGGCGTCCACCCAGCTAG GCCCCTCTACCAAGCTGCTGCACAGCCTCTATAGCAAGGTCAGCCAGTACATGGAGCTCACCAACCACACCATGAGGTTCAACGCATTCATCTTTGGCCTCCTCAA TATCCGGTCCTTGGAGTTCTGGTTCAACCACCTCTACAACCATGAAG ATATCATCCTGGCACACTACCAGCCGGTGGGCTTCTTGTGCCTGTCTCACAGCGTGTGCCAGCCTCTTTTCGAggagctcctgctcctgctccagcctctctccctgctgcccttcAACCTAGACCTCCTTTTCGAGCACCACTTGATGCAGATGGGCAAAGAGCATCAGcagcagaaggagctgctgcGTGTGAAGCAGGACCTGCTGCTTTCCGCACACTCCACCCTGCAGCTGATGCGGACGCGGGGCAGCAGTGAGGATCCCGATGGCTGCAGCACCGCCCCTGAAGCATGCAAAGTGGGTGCCAGAGATGGTGACATCTCACCAGGCCACAGCCCCCAGCAAGCTGCGAGTGAGAGGGTCAAGGGAGTGGGGGCCTCCTGCGGAGAGGGTGACAGGGAGGAAGAGCGGAGGAAGATGCGAGAGAGTGcatgggaggggaagaaggacaAGCAGGCGGGCTGGTGGTACCAGCTCATGCAGAGCTCTCAGATTTACATTGAGGGCTCGGCTGAAGGCTCAAAGTTCATCCGCTatgagaagaagaagaaggcTTTGAATACTATGCCCAGGTCAGCGAAGACCTGCAAGGCACCACCGCCCCGCGAAGGGGTGGTGGAGGGTGCAGAGGCTTGCCCCATTGCTCAGGGCACCTTGGAGGAGAGGCCCAAGGCTGCCAGCAAGCCAAGTCCTGAAGCCGTGGAAGAGCCCTTGGAAAAGACCCAGCAGGTACCGGTCAGCGAAGAGGTGAAGGAACGGAGCTGGCCCTTCTGGATGGGCAGCCCCCCAGACTCAGTGCTTACAGAGCTGAAGCGCAGCAAGGAGAAGGAGACTGGGACTCAGCAAAGAGTGGGAGCAGCACCAGTAGCCCCCCAAGAGGAGACCAGCACCAATGCATCAGAAGGCAGTCAGCCCATCAAGTGGGGACATTTGTTTGGGTCCAGAAAGGTGCAAAAAGAGCCTAGGCAGCCTAACAG GTTGCCCTCCGGCTGGCTGAGCTTGGACAAGTCCGTGTTCCAGCTGGTGGCCCAGACGGTCGGGGCAAGCATGTGGCGAGAAGCAGCCCCTGAGCCGGAGCCCCCCCGGCCAGAGCCACCTGAAGTGCCCCCCGTGGTGCGGCCGGCCCGGGGGCTGTCTCCCCACCCTCCCTG TGAGGTGAAAGCTCTTTGCCATCACATTGCCACCGAGGCAGGACAGCTGAGCTTCAACAAGGGGGACATCCTGCAGGTCATCTCCAAGGTGGATGGTGACTGGCTGCAGTGCAGCCTCGGCTCTGAGAAGGGACTGGTGCCCGTCATGTACGTCACCCACCCGGAGGATGAGGACTATTGA